ATCATGGATGTGCTTGGGAAAGGCCCTGCCGTAGTACTCATGATTACCCAACACATAAATAACAGGCTGATCTGGAAATCTCGTTTTTATCCACTCAATGCTTTTTTTACCCACATGAATGTCCCCCGCCAGAATGACTACATCTGCATCTGTGGGTAGAGGAGCGAAATCCTCAAACTCAATATGTAAATCACTCAGGATATGGGCTTTCATCCAATCACACGAACTCAGGCTCTAACCAGCACAAATCGGCAAACACGCTTGATCCATCATTTTTGCCCCGTCAAGCAGGAAATGGCTTCATCCAGGGTCATGATGAGTTCATAGGGGGTGCTTTCGATGCCATCGACTACATCTAGGATATTGAATTCACGCAAGTCATTATTTCGTAGCTGATAGGTCAGATATAGCCGATCAAAATAAGGAATTAAGAATGCGTTGAAGTCGTCAGTTATTTCACCCCAATCTCCGAAAGTATGCACTTTTCTAACTAGATCCCATTCATCATCCGTCAAGATGGCTAGATGGTTATGAGCCAATGTGTTGTGGATCTCTGTGAGATTAAGTCCATTCAATAGCTGTTCATATTTCAAGTAATCGATTTTACCCTTAAGCCATTCTGAAGTCGCTTGTAGTCGATTCACAAAACTGGGCAGATAAGCTGAATTATCGAAAGGAGTCAGATTTTGCCCACCAATAAAAATCGAGACTTTACGCATCGGCTTTGAAGAGGGATGAAATCCAAGTTGGAAGCCAAAGCGATTCAAGTCACCAACAACCAGATTGTTATTCACCATGAGCTAAAGTTGGCCTGTCCATCCGACTATAGGACGAACGAATAAATCTGGCCTTAATTTCATTCACTCTTTGCCTCAGAGCAATGTTTGATAATGACATGATTGAAATTGGTATAGGTAAGGCATGATACCTGTATTCTTTTAATCTAGGTATCTGTGGGCCTAGTCTTCCCCAGAAACGACCAGAGACTATATGTCGCAAACCTTAGTTCTTAAAATTGGCACTTCCAGCTTAACCAACCCAGACACTGGGCATTTGGCCTTAGCCACCATTGCCTCCCTTGTAGAAGTCCTTAGCCAACTGCGACAAGTAGGCAACCAAGTCATTCTCGTGTCGTCTGGGGCCGTCGGGATTGGTTGTGCCCGCTTAGGTTTAGCGGAACGTCCTAAAGCCATTGCCCTCAAGCAGGCCGTGGCAGCAGTGGGTCAAGGGCGATTGATGCGCATCTACGATGATTTTTTTACTAGTTTGCAACAGCCCATTGCCCAGGTACTGCTGACCCGCGGCGACTTAGCCGATCGCAGTCGGTATATCAACGCCTCCAATACCTTGCAAGAGCTGCTCAAATTAGGTGTGATACCAATTGTGAATGAAAACGATACGGTCGCCGTAGATGAGCTGCTCCGGTTTGGCGATAACGATACCCTATCGGCCCTCGTGGCAGGATTAGTTCAGGCAGACTGGCTCTTTATTCTCACGGATGTAGATCGCCTCTATTCGGCGGATCCACGTACCCAGCCTGATGCCCAGCCCATTGTCACTGTCGAGCGGATGGAAGAATTGGCTGCACTAAACGTCAATGCAGGGGCCCAAGGGTCTCAGTGGGGAACAGGTGGAATGGCTACCAAAATTTCTGCAGCTGCGATCGCAACAAATGCAGGTGTTCGGACCGTGATTACCCAAGGCAAAACCCCTGAGAACATTCCTCGGATTCTGGCGGGAGAATCCCTCGGCACCCAATTTCAACCCCATCCTCGCCCCCACAATGCCCGCAAACATTGGATCGCTCATGCCTTAGTACCAACGGGCAAACTCATTTTGGACGATGGCGCAGCAAAAGCCATTACAACGCTGGGAAAATCTTTGCTGGCAGCGGGTATTACGGCCGTTGAAGGCGAGTTTCAAAGCCAAGAAGCCGTTTGCTTCTATGATTCTGCGGGCGTAGAAATTGCCCGAGGCTTGGTCAACTATAGTAGTGATGAGCTGCAGCGCATACAGGGGCGTCAATCGGAGGATATTCCCCAGGTGCTTGGATATGCCGGAGCAGAAACTGTCGTGCATCGCGATAATCTGGTTATTACAGGATAAATCCCCATATTTATGACCTTATACATCAAAATATCTTCAATATTCGCCCCACAGGCCCGGTACGCCCTGTGAGTATTGAACTTCGAACTATATTTTTTGGTCGACGCCCCCGTAGGCTAAGAGCGGGCTGGCGAATCGTTGTCCAGAATGGGCTAGAGCTTGTTCTCTACATCTTTCTTCACTTTATTTTTTTTCGGAATGTCTCAGATGCCACTCAACAAGCCTTTATCTTCGACAAGCTGCTATTCGTTGCCGCAACCACCCTTTCCATTTACTTAGCCCGTCGTTACCTCGACCGCCACTCCTTCGACTCCATCGGCTTAGAAGTGAATATCTGGATGTTGTGGGATTTACTATTTGGATTCTTGCTGGCTGGGGTGTTGATGGGGGGGATTTATACCATCGAATACCAAGCTGGCTGGCTGAAGTTCATTGGCTATCGGTGGCAACAAGACTCGATGGGAACCGTTGTCGCTGAGACCTTGGCAGGTTTATTAGTTCTTGGGCTATGCCCCTCTTGGCAAGAAGAGCTAACCTATCGGGGCTATTACCTGCAAAATATCAAGGAAGGGCTCAATTTAGCCTTGGCCATTGTTTTAACGTCCATCTTCTTTGCCGCCCGCCACATCGGTAATGCCAATGCTGGTGCCCTCTCCACCATTATTATTTTTCTCGCTGGCCTCTGGCTGGCGTTTGCCTGGCTCGTTACCCAGCAACTCTGGTTACCCCTTGGCATTCATGCAGGTTGGAACTTCTTTGAAGGCGTGGTGTTTGGCTTCCCTGTCAGTGGTTTTACCAGCTTTCATTGGATTGACCATAGGGTAACTGGCCCAGTTTGGATTACGGGAGGAGCGTTTGGTCCGGAAGCCGGTGTGATTAGTATCGTGGCGATTATTATCGGGTTTGTCGCGGTATTTGGCTGGAGTCGATGGCGTCGTTATCTCGCCCAGCGCCTTCAAGCTCAAAGTTCAAAAACCTAAGTGGTTGTTTGAAAAGGTCAGTCAGTAGTCTAAAACCCTTGATCTCTCGTTGACAGACAGAGCCTAAAATACATGTTTCTCATATAAAGATAGGTCTTTTCAAACAGCCTCTAAGGCATATCCCCAATTTGTTTAAACTCATGGCCGCCAAAGATCACCTCTGAATTGCGGTAATGCTTGAACTCCAACAGATTGTGAAACGGATCTTCTAGGAAAACGGTGAAATGCTCTAGGGTCTGATCCTGAAAGCGTAAACGAGGCGGTTGGTAAAACTTAAGTTGATGCTTTTCAGCTCGATCCACCAATTCTTGCCAAGCGGATTGTTGAGAGAAAACCAGTCCAAAATGCCGTGGATAGATACCTTTTTGGGGTTCTAGCTGACGGGTGACATGGGCCACTAACTGATGGCCATAGAGACTCATGATCAGAGATTGGGGACTTTCGCGACCTAGCTCACAGCCTAAGCCTTGCTGATAAAAGGCTTTCGTCTCTGGGATATTCGTGACAGGAAAAGCCAGGTGGAATAGGATGAAGTCAGTGGTGGGCGGTTGTGTATCCATAGTTTCAATAGTTCCCAAAAATGACTTTGATTGATGCCATTGGAGCGTTGAATCCCTGGCTCCTTGCTGCCTTGTTAAATACAGGGTTAGGCTTGGTGGGCTGGAAACTCGTCTCCAAACTGTTAACACCTACAGGATTAGTCCATGCCTGGATCTTAGGGGTAATCGTCTGGGGTGTGTTGGGGTGGCCAGGATATGGCGTCGTTCTATTCTACTTTTTGGCTGGATCCGCCGTCACAAAAGTCGGCATGGCTGAGAAAGAAGCCGCTGGCATCGCAGAAAAGCGATCCGGGGCCAGGGGACCTGAGAATGTCTGGGGTTCTGCTGCTAGCTCAACCTTATGTGCCCTAGCGACTTTAGTTATTCCTTTGCCCTATCGACCTTTGCTTTGTTTGGGCTATGTGAGCGGTTTTAGCACTAAACTCTCTGATACGACTGCTAGCGAAATCGGCAAAGCCTATGGCAATCGCACATTTCTGATTACGACTTTGCGACCCGTGCCTCGAGGAACTGAAGGGGCTGTTAGTTTAGAAGGGACGGTTGCAGGTATGTTGGCTTCGGTAGTGATTGCCCTCTTAGCCTGGGCAGTAGGTCTCATCTCTGGGGTCGGGGTAATCTGGTGCGTGATTGCGGCCTTTATTGCTACCAATTTAGAGAGCGTGATCGGAGCGACGGTCCAATCCCAATTCAGTTGGCTCACTAATGAAGTCGTTAATGGGATTAATACCCTTATTGGGGCGGTCGTCGCCATGGGAATGGCTCTAGTGTGGACCGGACTGATTGGAAATTAAGACATTCCTTCCGTCAGGATGTACAGGGGGAAAATATACGATAGGATGATGCATCAATAAGACGGAGGCCAAACAGGGATGGCTTCAAAAGCTGGGATTGTACCGATGGTGCTGGCTGCAGTCGTAGGCGGCTCAGCAGCATTGTTGTTAACACAACTTTACTTCAGTATTTGGATTGAACCTTCCGTCACCGCTGAGAAGGTCCCCCCCGTGCTGGAAGTCAAACCAACAGTCCCCGATGCCATGGCCAAAGACCGACCGGAGAGCATCACCAAAAAAATACCTCCCAAATCCATTGACCCTCGTACCGATGTCCTCCGCATTAGTAATCAAACCCAATATCCCATTCGCATTGTCCTTCGCAGTCATCTCAACCCCAACCATCCCAGTCCCCCTAACATGCCCCATTTTAAAGAGCCGGTCCATTGGGACTTTGCTCCCCAAGAGGGCAGTATTGACGGTCTTAAAGTCTCCTTACCCTCAGGTCCCATGCAGCTCTATCAAGGCGATGTCTTGATGGCCTTTGCCCTGGATGGGTCGCAAAAATACTGGGGTCCTTATGTGGTGGGGGATACCCAGCAGCCCATCCTC
The genomic region above belongs to Acaryochloris sp. CCMEE 5410 and contains:
- a CDS encoding TIGR00297 family protein → MTLIDAIGALNPWLLAALLNTGLGLVGWKLVSKLLTPTGLVHAWILGVIVWGVLGWPGYGVVLFYFLAGSAVTKVGMAEKEAAGIAEKRSGARGPENVWGSAASSTLCALATLVIPLPYRPLLCLGYVSGFSTKLSDTTASEIGKAYGNRTFLITTLRPVPRGTEGAVSLEGTVAGMLASVVIALLAWAVGLISGVGVIWCVIAAFIATNLESVIGATVQSQFSWLTNEVVNGINTLIGAVVAMGMALVWTGLIGN
- the proB gene encoding glutamate 5-kinase, whose translation is MSQTLVLKIGTSSLTNPDTGHLALATIASLVEVLSQLRQVGNQVILVSSGAVGIGCARLGLAERPKAIALKQAVAAVGQGRLMRIYDDFFTSLQQPIAQVLLTRGDLADRSRYINASNTLQELLKLGVIPIVNENDTVAVDELLRFGDNDTLSALVAGLVQADWLFILTDVDRLYSADPRTQPDAQPIVTVERMEELAALNVNAGAQGSQWGTGGMATKISAAAIATNAGVRTVITQGKTPENIPRILAGESLGTQFQPHPRPHNARKHWIAHALVPTGKLILDDGAAKAITTLGKSLLAAGITAVEGEFQSQEAVCFYDSAGVEIARGLVNYSSDELQRIQGRQSEDIPQVLGYAGAETVVHRDNLVITG
- a CDS encoding CPBP family intramembrane glutamic endopeptidase, whose amino-acid sequence is MSIELRTIFFGRRPRRLRAGWRIVVQNGLELVLYIFLHFIFFRNVSDATQQAFIFDKLLFVAATTLSIYLARRYLDRHSFDSIGLEVNIWMLWDLLFGFLLAGVLMGGIYTIEYQAGWLKFIGYRWQQDSMGTVVAETLAGLLVLGLCPSWQEELTYRGYYLQNIKEGLNLALAIVLTSIFFAARHIGNANAGALSTIIIFLAGLWLAFAWLVTQQLWLPLGIHAGWNFFEGVVFGFPVSGFTSFHWIDHRVTGPVWITGGAFGPEAGVISIVAIIIGFVAVFGWSRWRRYLAQRLQAQSSKT
- a CDS encoding VOC family protein: MDTQPPTTDFILFHLAFPVTNIPETKAFYQQGLGCELGRESPQSLIMSLYGHQLVAHVTRQLEPQKGIYPRHFGLVFSQQSAWQELVDRAEKHQLKFYQPPRLRFQDQTLEHFTVFLEDPFHNLLEFKHYRNSEVIFGGHEFKQIGDMP